The Ptiloglossa arizonensis isolate GNS036 chromosome 2, iyPtiAriz1_principal, whole genome shotgun sequence sequence TGACCTGCTGCTTCAGCTCACGGAAGAGAATCTCAAAGAGGACATCGGGCTGACGAACGGCATCAGGCGGCGACGGTTCACCAGAGAGCTACAGAACCTGAAGAAGATGGCCGATTACAGCAGCAAGGACACGGGGAACCTGAACAGTTTTCTGCAATCGATAGGACAGGAGTTCTCCATCTACACGTACAGTATGCTCAACGCCGGCGTTGACAAGGACTCGATCAGAAATCTCTCCGAGGATCAGCTTCTGACCGAGTGCGGGATCACGAACAGCATACACCGGTTGAGGATACTGGACGCCATCAAGAACATGCAGCACAACCAACTGCTGGGCTCCTGCGAGGACGAATCGCCCGACAAGTCGTTGGACGTGTTCGTTAGTTACCGAAGATCCAATGGGTCCCAATTGGCGAGTTTACTGAAGGTACATTTACAGCTGCGAGGATTCTCCGTGTTCATCGACGTCGAGAGGCTGGAAGCTGGCAAGTTCGACAACAATCTACTGCAGAGCATCAGGCAAGCTAAACACTTCCTCCTTGTGCTCACGCCCAAGGCTTTGGAAAGGTGTATACAGGACAGCGAGTGCAAAGACTGGGTTCATAGGGTGAGTCGATGATCTCTCTGTTGTAAAACTCGGCACAATTGTTCGAGGCGTTCGCTATTCTTCGTCGATCGAGCACCGTGTACAACGTCGATTATGTTTGCAGGAAATTGTGGCAGCTCTACAGTCGCAGTGTAACATAATTCCCATCTTAGACAATTTCCAATGGCCAGATCCCGAGGAGCTTCCTGAAGATATGCGAGCAGTCTGCCATTTTAACGGTGTACGATGGATTCACGACTACCAAGATGCCTGCGTAGACAAGGTTGAAAGGTAGGTTTCCCGAAATCTCGTGTTGTCGGTCATGGTAGAATTAATTTTGCGACTTTCCGATCCGTAGGTTTATGCGAGGCGAAATACCAGTCAGAGCAGAAATGTCTGGTGGTATTCCAAGAAGTATCGCGACCAAGGACGTGACACAACCAAATACACCGGGTAGCACGAACATCCGACAACCGCCAAACTACCAACGTATGCACAGCAATGACAGCAGGGGCAGCGATAAAGATTCGACAGGTGGACGAGATTGACTAGAGGGCCCGCCCACAGCCATACCGAGcaggtaatattttttatttgcaaCGCAACAGCGCGTTTACGATTAATCGAATTACTAAAGTTTGGggcgtaacgtttaacgcaatatttttgtttccatGCAGCCAGGATTAACAATCGCGATAAGACAATCACGACTAGGTCAGTTCGTGAAATCAGTTTTATATCCGTGTTTAATTGGTGTCAGTTCTTCTATGATCGGATCAAAATCAACCTAGCTGTTCAGGACCATTTCTTTCACCGTAAATCACAGCAGGGACGAGTCCTGTTTTGAACTTGCCTCGTCGATAGGAGACTGCAGAAATATAGAGGCAGAATAGCCGAGCGTGTACAGCGGGGATAATTCCTCGGTGGAATTGAACGGGCAGTTGATTTTGGTTCCGACTATAGACACAGTGTCTTCTCAAATCGTCTTCCatgttctgcttattcgttgtTATCATTGTATGGTACGATTTCCGGTGTAAGAAAGTTCGATTGGATAAGATTGATTTTCTAGTACGGTTACGCACAGAAATCTTACCATACATAGTCGATCCGTGTTACAATTTTTGCTTCGAAATGCAAGCATGAGAGGTCCAATCGTGTCCATCCCCTCTGttttgaaattgtaaaattgggTACAAGGACTGCATGGTTGGTGAATGTAATTGTGAACAAATAATCGTATCGTGTTTATCGGTAAACACGGACAGAGTTGATCAATTGTGTTCAAATTGCAGGCTTAGAAAATCGTCGAGTCCGTCCCGTTGGTTAATGGGTCTACCACCCACGTCTCCGCGATTGAAGTTCACCCACACGCACCCTGGAGGAAGTCCAGTGCCGCGAAGGCCTCCGCGCCATCCTCCCTCTCCATCCACAAGATCTCGTTCGTTAGAGCTGTTGGACCAAGatgaaaagaaatcaatttcccCGGTCAGAGAATCGGAACCACAAACGAGACCGAGGTCCAGAAGCTTGGACGGCTTACTAGACGAAGATGGTATAGTACCAGACATGAAGACTGAAGAATCGCCTAAGCAAAGTAGCGAGAGCGAGATCAACGTTAAAGAGTCCCTCGATGCTCTGGACAGACTCGCTCGCTCGAAAGCCGATGACGATTTTGTCCAAGTTGAGTTGGAAAGGACAGGGAGCAAAGTTATAAAAGGACCAATCGGTAATGTTCACTCTGAAAGTTCAAGCCGGGAGGACAGTTCCCCGATAAAGTCGAACGAAGATCAGAATCCAACACCAGTTCCTAGACAGCGAACGAAAACACCTGTTGCAGATGCGAAATCGGAACCGGTTGTTAATGTTGTACAGCGAGACGAGACGCGAAAATCCTTGACCTTCGAAGAGTCTAGTGACAAAGAAGAAAATAGTCCACCCGCGCGACCACCGAAACCTATTCGATTCGTCAGCGTGGATGGACACCTGTCGACCGTGAACTCGAACGTAGAGGATGAAAAGGAGGATTCACAGACGAGCTCGGAGAAGATCGATCCTTGCGATAGTAGCGCAGAGTTGAAGGAGCGGCTGGTGGCCACGGGAAACGATAAGTCGACGCTGCTCAAAGCGAAAAGCTGTGGCGCGGGACTAGATTCCGACGAAAGCATTTCGTCCAACGAATACAAGCCCAAACTGAAGGAGCAAGGCTCGCTGCTCTCCCTTCCTACGGGGGCAGagccgaaacgaaagaaaaactttATGGACAAATGCGTGAACAAGGTGCGGTCTTTCATGAGGAAGTAATTCGTAGCTTCCCGGTAACGGTGATAAAGACtttgttatttaattttacaatgctAATTGTAGTATGtcgatattaattaatttgGACATCGTGATTCCAGCTACGCGCCCGACGTTGCAACCCGAGTGTCGTATATATTCGCTTTTCGGTCAACTTTTCTATATTGTATTAGAAGAATTGTTTTCAAGATGTACagacagtatttttttttctctatgtgcgaacaattctttttttttattatttcaatacgTTTAATGAATGTATATATACGAGATACGCGAAAAGAATGTAACGTGCAGTTTTTGGAGAGTCAGTTTACACGCGAGTATACACGATATTTGTATAAAGATTAAAGCATCGCCATGGTAGAATTACGAGCGATCGTAAGTTTTCTTCTGTACAATGACAGGCAGCATGAAAGTATAAATGATGTTGTGCCTATTACAAAGTGTCTTCTTAGAAGTTCAGGATTAGGAAATAAATGAGATTCTCCGCtacatatgtgtgtgtgtgtgagagagagtaagtgagtgagtgagtgagtgagtgaaagagagagagaagcctgCTTTTTCAGGTGGCTTTTATATATTTCCTTATCGAATTGTATTATAGGTATGTAAACGCGTAGATAAATAGCATTGTtatttgtaatacaattttttagtcGGTTTTTTTTAGGATATCGAATATAATGTTCCACTTGCGATGTACGTCGTAAGTGAAGGCAGCTAACATAATATGAAATAACAGCAAGTATAACGTGACGATTAGTTACGATACCTTATTATTTAATAAGCGTTTTTACTGTATCACTTCTAACTGATGTTATCTTACGTACGTAGCAAGTTCGAACAAATTCATACGAAGTGAATCTTACGAAGCTTCGATATTGTACTATTTTAAGATCCTGCCTAAGAATcaagaaatgtatattttaccAAAGTTTCGCGAGTAAAATTTAAGAATTTTATCAAAAGTTTGAATGTTTCCCacggaataaattttatttagcaAAGTACACAGACCTAGTCCGTCATTGACAAACGACTCATTAAACGTTTTATATccatacatttttctttaattgaacattttattaaacactGCATGTATAAGTATACTTATtcggtacaatttttataacatttacaacgattaattaattatatcgCTAATAATTGTTTACAAAACGTGCGAATATTATTGTTACGCGATAAAACATACCAAATTTCATAGATACAGATATAATATTCATAGAGTAAAATACTTTACTAGATGTCATCGAGTTTAATGTTAGATTCTTTAAGATACTCTACAATTCTgctgtaatataaaatttagaaatcaattttctttatcaatttCCAGGATCGAGTGGTCCTCTAAGTAGACGTATTAAATGCATATCACGAAGCATaatagttatacgttttgcactTATAGCTACTGAATTACAATCTTCAAAGAATTGAATAAGATAAACTTCTGTTGCCTCTTGCAGTGCTTCCATAGCAGTTGATTGTattctaaatataatttgaaaataatttgtataatattttaaaagtatcCAGAATATCTGATACAATTTTAAAACTcatattttcaaacttttacCGAGTAACGTGCTTCAGGCTGAActgctcaacaatttctttaacTAAACGAGCAAACCTAAGTCTTGGTATAAGAAAATTCACAGTATTTCTAAAATGACGAATTTCTTGTAAAACACGCATTTGTCTATGTCTTTTTCTTCTGGACTTATCTACCATATCACTGGTCTAAACAAAATCATAAAACTATTAATCATAATGTAATCAAGTCTCTTCAAACTTTGTTACACTTATATAATATAAAGTAAATTTCAGATGcacttaaataatttataatctcTGGTGGAACTGTGAAAAATCGGATAGCATTTTCCTTTTAAAAACAATCTTTACAAAATCTTACTTACTCTAGAAGTGTCAGTATTTGTGTCAGAATTATATAATCTAaaacatgaaaaatatatttttataaatttcatatTACAGATTTGTTTAACAATGACACTGAATCTTCGAaagtacaatttttacaaacaatGCCATTGTTTTACATAGTAAttcattaattataatattaactaTGAATTGCAGAAATTAATCATTAACTGACCTTGGATCGGACTTTTGACGAACCATTTTTATTGCCTTCAAGATATAttacaatatacatatgtatatttcaaacgtttcttaatgcTTCCAATCTATTTAACGTTATCAAAACCAATTATGAAACAAAAGAAAGCACTACTCAAAAAGTTGTTCAAATGTTTACCAACACCGGCAAAATACGAAAAACAGCGcggttcacttcaaactcttgATGATACTGTGGTGCCCTCTGAAGCAGAGATTTATTCAGTTTCCACACTTTGCTCTGTTGTATGAGAGCCTTCAGTAGTgaatttcaaatgcattttactTGAAAAACAAAGCCTCCaatgcaattttgttattcCTTATACTACGATGTATATGTATTTACAGTGCCAACATGTATTAAGAATTGTTTATTGATGATTTTACATTTATACATAGTGTTatcaaaatatattatacatcatGTTTGTTCCTTCTTCATACAAGTAACTGTTACGACTTTACAAGTACTTTTTTTAACTGCACTTTCTTTACAtacttattaataaattttgttttctgcTTCTTTTCAACAGAAGCTGACGTGCTCAGCATGTCCAATCCTTCGAGTGACGGTAAACTCATTGTTTCTGTAATTGGTACATATTCTTTCTTATCATTTTCTGTTTTTCGAGTCAACTTCTTCATCGTCCGTTGTAAGAAgttgttgaattttttattattatctt is a genomic window containing:
- the LOC143143485 gene encoding uncharacterized protein LOC143143485 — translated: MVRQKSDPRLYNSDTNTDTSRTSDMVDKSRRKRHRQMRVLQEIRHFRNTVNFLIPRLRFARLVKEIVEQFSLKHVTRIQSTAMEALQEATEVYLIQFFEDCNSVAISAKRITIMLRDMHLIRLLRGPLDPGN